In a single window of the Zea mays cultivar B73 chromosome 5, Zm-B73-REFERENCE-NAM-5.0, whole genome shotgun sequence genome:
- the LOC100273588 gene encoding UDP-glycosyltransferase 73B5-like, with protein MLDLAEDPAPRTSSPSHLCAIRPPSPAAELPLLCLREPPRERESRSVAAVRTLGSIDWVSGVRQRSREPAVVSTGEVVIGARGDFMPESELRRGFRCAPRADYFAAVAGRDHVVIFPFMAKGHMLPLLHFATALSAQHGRLRVTLVTTPGNVAFARSRLPASVGLVALPFPSFPPLPEGVESTDALPCPSLHLTFMQATGLLRGPFAEFLASLPSPPLALVSDFFLGFTRRVAADAGVRRIVFNGMSCFASAICKALAASPPTSFEPGTMIQVPGMPEHVAVRAEEVPDGVTKRADPDNPFTRFFMDEIGDSDVRSWGVLSNSLDALDAAYVSALESFYETGARAWLVGPLFMAAGDMPDGEKKEQDPEGCLSWLDERAAHPGSVVYISFGTQAHITDVQLDELVHGLVQSGHPFLWAVRSDTWSPPVDVGPNNRIVRGWVPQRSILAHKAVGGFVSHCGWNSVMESLAAGKPMLAWPMIAEQHLNARHVANILGAGVRIALKVGADVVGSAEVEEKVRELMDAESKAAKRMRERAVWAQQAAKSAVSHGGTSAMALLKLVEELQETYDDGVVGKCANSV; from the exons ATGCTGGATCTCGCCGAGGATCCGGCGCCGCGGACTTCTTCCCCCTCGCATCTCTGTGCTATAAGACCGCCTTCACCAGCCGCCGAACTACCACTTCTCTGCCTTCGTGAACCACCGCGAGAGAGAGAGTCGAGATCCGTCGCTGCCGTGCGAACCTTGGGCTCAATCGATTGGGTCAGTGGGGTTCGGCAACGCTCGAGAGAACCGGCCGTTGTATCAACGGGCGAAGTGGTGATCGGAGCGCGTGGCGATTTCATGCCGGAGTCGGAGCTCCGCCGCGGATTCCGCTGCGCCCCGCGGGCAGACTACTTCGCAGCTGTCGCTG GCCGCGACCACGTCGTCATCTTCCCTTTCATGGCGAAGGGCCACATGCTCCCGCTGCTCCACTTCGCCACGGCACTCTCGGCGCAACACGGCAGGCTCCGCGTGACCCTGGTCACCACCCCGGGCAACGTGGCCTTCGCCCGGAGCCGTCTGCCCGCGTCGGTGGGCCTCGTCGCGCTCCCGTTCCCGTCGTTCCCGCCGCTGCCGGAGGGCGTCGAGTCCACCGACGCCCTCCCGTGCCCGTCGCTGCACCTGACGTTCATGCAGGCGACGGGGCTCCTGCGCGGGCCGTTCGCCGAGTTCCTGGCGTCGCTCCCGTCCCCGCCGCTCGCGCTCGTCTCCGACTTCTTCCTCGGGTTCACGCGCCGCGTGGCGGCCGACGCCGGCGTCCGCCGCATCGTGTTCAACGGCATGTCCTGCTTCGCCTCGGCGATCTGCAAGGCGCTCGCTGCGAGCCCGCCGACCAGCTTCGAGCCCGGGACCATGATCCAGGTGCCCGGCATGCCGGAGCACGTGGCGGTCAGGGCGGAGGAGGTTCCCGATGGGGTCACCAAGAGGGCCGACCCCGACAACCCGTTCACGCGCTTCTTCATGGACGAGATCGGTGATTCGGACGTGCGCAGCTGGGGAGTCCTCAGCAACAGCCTCGACGCGCTCGACGCGGCCTACGTGTCGGCCTTGGAGTCATTCTACGAGACGGGCGCCCGTGCCTGGCTCGTGGGCCCGCTGTTCATGGCCGCCGGCGACATGCCGGACGGCGAGAAGAAGGAGCAAGACCCCGAGGGCTGTCTCTCGTGGCTCGACGAGAGGGCGGCGCATCCGGGGTCGGTGGTGTACATCTCGTTCGGGACGCAGGCCCACATCACGGACGTGCAGCTGGACGAGCTGGTGCACGGGCTGGTGCAGTCCGGCCATCCCTTCCTCTGGGCCGTCCGATCTGACACGTGGTCGCCGCCGGTGGACGTGGGGCCCAACAACCGGATCGTCCGTGGATGGGTTCCGCAGAGAAGTATTCTGGCCCATAAGGCAGTTGGTGGGTTCGTGAGCCATTGCGGGTGGAACTCTGTGATGGAGAGCCTCGCCGCCGGGAAGCCCATGCTGGCGTGGCCGATGATCGCGGAGCAGCACCTGAACGCAAGGCACGTGGCCAACATCTTAGGCGCCGGCGTCAGGATAGCCCTGAAGGTTGGCGCTGACGTCGTCGGGAGCGCGGAGGTGGAGGAGAAGGTTCGGGAGCTGATGGACGCTGAAAGCAAGGCGGCGAAGCGGATGCGGGAGAGGGCTGTGTGGGCGCAGCAAGCAGCCAAGTCAGCGGTGAGCCACGGTGGAACCTCGGCCATGGCTTTGCTCAAGCTTGTGGAAGAGCTACAGGAGACCTATGATGATGGGGTCGTAGGCAAATGTGCGAATAGTGTTTAG